In one Paenibacillus sp. JQZ6Y-1 genomic region, the following are encoded:
- a CDS encoding Crp/Fnr family transcriptional regulator encodes MQEIHNQQRLHAYLQQFGIEDVFHEPLLPHVGLYAFEPGEVLCAQGERSEILYVLVKGTTKTSLTSPEGKTLVLSLKTPPEMIGDIEYVEQVELMNTVQAVTPVEVLGIRYQWLYRYGQDHPPLLRFLLHIITYKFRVKSDSMSFNLMYPVETRLASYLLSVTTEQYSELSTGKPADYSLTDIANLIGTSYRHLNRVIRQFSEQGMIERQRGLIVIKDRQQLEELASSETF; translated from the coding sequence ATGCAAGAGATTCATAATCAACAGCGACTGCACGCTTATTTGCAGCAATTCGGAATTGAGGATGTGTTTCACGAGCCGTTATTGCCGCATGTGGGACTGTATGCGTTTGAACCGGGCGAGGTATTGTGCGCACAGGGGGAACGTTCGGAGATTCTATATGTACTGGTGAAAGGAACAACCAAAACATCGCTCACCTCTCCAGAAGGAAAAACATTGGTGCTATCGTTAAAAACACCGCCGGAAATGATTGGTGATATTGAATATGTCGAGCAGGTGGAGCTGATGAATACGGTGCAGGCGGTAACGCCAGTGGAGGTACTGGGCATTCGTTATCAGTGGCTCTACCGATATGGTCAGGATCACCCGCCATTGCTGCGTTTTCTGCTACATATCATCACATACAAATTCAGAGTCAAATCGGACTCGATGAGCTTCAATCTAATGTATCCTGTGGAAACACGGCTTGCCAGCTATCTGTTGTCTGTCACAACGGAACAATACAGCGAACTGTCCACCGGCAAGCCAGCAGATTACAGTCTGACCGACATTGCCAATCTGATCGGTACAAGCTATCGCCATCTGAATCGAGTCATTCGACAGTTCAGCGAGCAGGGCATGATCGAGCGTCAGCGCGGATTGATTGTGATTAAGGATCGGCAACAGCTAGAGGAATTGGCTTCCAGCGAAACCTTTTAG
- a CDS encoding GNAT family N-acetyltransferase — MALELDTLDHWDESLWQQMKPIYEEAFAHGAKPERILKIMLDRGLATMHAGYDDGELVAMAFTGRGDSPDQPTLIIDYMAIRKDRRGRGEGKLFFTLLRDWAVLTYGVAAIIIEAEAEDNAENRERIVFWEKCGFVPTSYVHHYIWVPETYRALVLPIDPAFTVTDDGQSLFRQITHFHEQSFRKTWDGTTTQPRS; from the coding sequence ATGGCTCTCGAATTGGATACATTGGATCACTGGGATGAATCGCTATGGCAGCAGATGAAGCCCATTTATGAAGAAGCCTTTGCGCATGGCGCCAAGCCAGAGCGTATCCTGAAAATCATGCTGGATCGCGGTTTGGCTACGATGCATGCTGGTTATGACGACGGCGAGCTGGTCGCGATGGCGTTTACCGGACGAGGCGATTCGCCAGATCAACCAACGCTTATTATCGACTATATGGCGATTCGTAAGGATCGGCGCGGTCGTGGAGAAGGCAAACTGTTCTTTACATTATTACGCGATTGGGCAGTGTTAACGTATGGTGTTGCTGCTATCATTATCGAGGCAGAAGCAGAGGATAATGCGGAGAATCGAGAACGGATCGTATTCTGGGAGAAATGCGGCTTTGTGCCAACCTCGTATGTGCATCATTATATTTGGGTACCGGAAACGTATCGAGCATTAGTACTGCCGATTGATCCAGCCTTTACTGTTACCGATGATGGACAATCGCTATTCCGGCAGATTACCCACTTCCACGAACAATCCTTTCGCAAAACATGGGATGGCACGACAACACAGCCGCGTTCTTGA
- a CDS encoding DMT family transporter, with product MKGVIFSLLAGIFLGLQGIVNSHTGQFVGTWKAVIINQLGGFLLAGIIMLFMRNNNWSGLLQVKRLYWFSGAFAAIIVFSNITSMHRIGATLTIAIVLISQLCMTFTIDSRGWFGTLRQRIGMAHVLGIGLMIIGVIVLRFS from the coding sequence ATGAAAGGCGTGATCTTTTCGCTGCTAGCAGGTATTTTTCTTGGCTTGCAGGGAATTGTGAATTCGCATACTGGACAATTTGTAGGCACATGGAAAGCAGTGATTATCAACCAGCTAGGCGGCTTCCTTCTGGCGGGTATCATCATGCTGTTCATGCGTAACAATAATTGGTCCGGTTTGTTACAAGTGAAAAGGCTGTACTGGTTCAGCGGTGCCTTTGCAGCGATTATCGTATTTAGCAATATTACATCCATGCATCGGATCGGTGCGACGCTGACGATTGCGATTGTACTCATCTCGCAATTATGTATGACCTTTACGATTGATAGCCGGGGCTGGTTCGGCACACTTCGGCAGCGTATCGGCATGGCGCATGTGCTCGGTATCGGATTGATGATTATCGGTGTGATTGTGCTGCGATTTAGCTAA
- a CDS encoding serine/threonine protein kinase, whose translation METLIHYVYNDLLPQLLIESIDPLEPIQVMSYPQPWVLLGAGNYAAVLYHPDYPEHAVKVYADGKPGLEEEHGVYRLLGDHPSYSTCYYAGEQFLILKRLMGMTVYECLQKGVVIPERAIRDIDLALDYARSVNLRPHDVHAKNVMVHHGRGLIVDVSDFSKQESCRMWDDFKKAYYRLYWPVASHIIFPIPAFMLESVRKGYQLYRRRRRRIRNLPPTGQKL comes from the coding sequence ATGGAAACGTTAATCCACTATGTATATAACGATTTGTTGCCTCAATTACTCATTGAGAGTATCGATCCGCTGGAGCCGATACAAGTGATGTCGTATCCGCAGCCGTGGGTATTGCTCGGTGCGGGCAATTATGCTGCTGTGCTCTATCATCCTGATTATCCAGAGCATGCAGTCAAGGTGTATGCAGACGGCAAACCTGGTCTGGAAGAAGAGCATGGAGTCTATCGTTTGTTAGGAGATCATCCTTCGTATTCGACCTGCTATTATGCAGGCGAGCAGTTTCTCATTCTCAAGCGTCTGATGGGCATGACGGTATATGAATGTCTGCAAAAAGGCGTGGTGATACCTGAACGCGCTATCCGTGACATCGATTTGGCGCTAGATTACGCACGTTCTGTGAATTTACGTCCACATGATGTACACGCCAAAAATGTTATGGTGCATCACGGGCGCGGTCTGATTGTCGATGTATCTGATTTTTCTAAACAAGAATCATGCAGGATGTGGGATGATTTCAAAAAAGCTTATTATCGTCTCTATTGGCCAGTCGCTTCGCATATCATTTTTCCGATTCCTGCCTTTATGCTGGAAAGCGTGCGCAAAGGCTATCAGCTATATCGCAGACGTCGACGCCGGATACGGAATTTGCCACCAACTGGGCAAAAGCTGTGA
- a CDS encoding UbiD family decarboxylase has translation MYSNLEECLLDLEKNGHLLRIKEEVDPHLEMAAIHLRVYEAGGPALLFENVKGSRFRAASNIFGTMDRSRFIFRQTWESTRNVIALRNDPMKALKQPLANVRNGLAAYKALPNERGNSLPAAAEQIQISDLPLIQHWPMDGGAFVTLPLVYSEDPDKPGIMNSNLGMYRIQLTGNEYELNREIGLHYQIHRGIGVHQSKANQQGKPLKVSIFVGGPPAHTLSAVMPLPEGLSELTFAGLLAGRRFNYSYLDGYAISNDADFVITGEIHAQDTKPEGPFGDHLGYYSLVHDFPVLKVHGVYARPRAIWPFTVVGRPPQEDTVFGELIHELTGDAVKQEIPGVKEVHAVDAAGVHPLLFAIGSERYTPYQQVKQPAELLTIANRILGTGQVSLAKYLFITAEDQQPLDTHREVEFIGYILERMDLRRDIHFQTNTTIDTLDYSGTGLNTGSKVIFAAYGDKRRELCREVPEALKGLRTLHDPYLVMPGVVAVQSKPFTDYIAARQELADICASLEAHEGLEGAPMIILCDDSEMVSATLSNFLWVTFTRSNPSHDIYGTNSSYEYKHWGCDNMIIDARIKPHQAPPLVPDADVEKRIDRLFASGGSLSSIKLS, from the coding sequence ATGTATAGCAATCTTGAAGAATGCCTGCTCGATCTTGAAAAAAACGGTCATCTGCTCCGAATCAAGGAAGAAGTCGATCCTCATTTGGAGATGGCGGCGATTCATCTGCGTGTATATGAAGCCGGTGGACCGGCGTTGCTATTTGAAAATGTGAAAGGCTCGCGCTTCCGGGCAGCATCGAATATTTTCGGTACGATGGATCGCAGTCGTTTTATTTTCCGACAGACATGGGAATCAACGCGTAATGTCATCGCTCTACGCAATGATCCGATGAAGGCGCTCAAGCAACCATTGGCGAATGTACGCAATGGGCTTGCTGCTTACAAAGCATTGCCGAATGAGCGCGGCAATAGTTTGCCTGCCGCAGCGGAGCAGATTCAAATCTCTGATCTGCCGCTGATCCAGCACTGGCCGATGGATGGAGGCGCGTTTGTGACGCTGCCGCTCGTTTACAGTGAAGACCCGGACAAGCCGGGCATTATGAATTCCAACCTCGGTATGTACCGGATTCAGCTGACAGGCAACGAGTACGAGCTGAATCGTGAGATCGGTCTGCATTATCAGATTCATCGCGGTATCGGTGTCCATCAGTCGAAGGCGAATCAACAGGGCAAGCCGCTGAAGGTGAGTATCTTCGTCGGTGGACCACCAGCGCATACGTTATCTGCGGTCATGCCGCTGCCGGAAGGACTAAGCGAATTAACCTTTGCCGGACTGCTGGCAGGTCGTCGATTCAATTATAGCTATCTGGACGGCTATGCGATCAGTAACGATGCTGATTTTGTCATCACGGGCGAGATTCATGCGCAGGATACGAAGCCAGAAGGACCATTCGGCGATCATCTGGGCTATTACAGTCTCGTGCATGATTTCCCTGTGTTGAAAGTACATGGCGTGTATGCCAGACCGCGTGCCATTTGGCCATTTACCGTGGTTGGCCGTCCGCCGCAAGAGGATACTGTTTTTGGTGAGCTGATCCATGAATTGACGGGGGATGCGGTAAAGCAGGAGATTCCTGGCGTTAAGGAAGTGCATGCTGTCGATGCGGCAGGTGTGCATCCACTGCTATTCGCTATTGGTAGCGAGCGGTATACACCGTATCAGCAGGTCAAGCAGCCTGCCGAGCTGTTGACCATTGCCAACCGAATTCTAGGTACTGGTCAGGTCAGCCTTGCCAAATACCTATTTATCACTGCTGAGGATCAGCAACCGCTGGATACGCATCGTGAAGTCGAATTTATCGGCTATATTCTAGAGCGTATGGATCTGCGCCGCGATATTCATTTCCAAACGAACACAACGATTGATACACTGGACTATTCCGGTACTGGCTTGAATACAGGAAGTAAAGTGATCTTCGCCGCTTATGGCGACAAGCGCCGTGAGCTGTGTCGTGAAGTACCAGAAGCGCTGAAAGGGCTGCGAACGCTGCATGATCCGTATCTGGTGATGCCGGGTGTGGTTGCCGTGCAGAGCAAGCCATTTACCGATTATATTGCGGCTCGGCAGGAATTGGCGGACATCTGCGCTAGTCTGGAAGCGCATGAAGGATTGGAAGGTGCGCCAATGATCATTCTGTGCGATGATAGTGAGATGGTCAGCGCTACTCTGAGTAATTTCCTATGGGTAACATTTACGCGCAGCAATCCGTCACACGATATTTACGGAACGAACAGCTCGTATGAGTACAAGCATTGGGGCTGTGATAATATGATTATTGATGCACGCATCAAGCCGCACCAAGCACCGCCGCTTGTACCAGATGCGGATGTGGAGAAACGCATTGATCGACTATTTGCCAGTGGTGGCAGCCTGAGCAGTATCAAGCTGAGCTAA
- a CDS encoding DinB family protein, which translates to MSDAFVFDWMARTRQNMLKYLDRISEEHIDIIPEDFNNNIHWQFGHIVTIADSIIYGFAGQTRRLPVEYSTFFAPNTRPSEWHGEPPSWEDVLNVFNSQVDELREVFGSKLDESVAVQDNFAGAKIIHDLLELNLTHEAAHSGMINAMTRLLRKA; encoded by the coding sequence ATGTCCGATGCTTTTGTTTTTGATTGGATGGCGAGAACACGCCAAAATATGCTGAAATATCTCGACCGGATCAGCGAAGAACACATCGATATTATCCCGGAGGATTTTAACAATAATATTCACTGGCAATTTGGTCATATTGTGACCATCGCTGATAGTATCATTTATGGGTTCGCTGGTCAGACGCGCCGTTTGCCAGTAGAATACTCTACATTTTTCGCACCGAATACACGTCCGTCGGAATGGCATGGCGAGCCGCCAAGCTGGGAAGACGTGCTGAACGTATTCAACAGCCAAGTGGATGAGCTGCGCGAAGTGTTTGGCAGCAAGCTGGACGAATCAGTAGCAGTACAGGACAACTTTGCGGGTGCCAAAATTATTCACGATCTACTAGAGCTGAACTTGACGCATGAAGCGGCTCATTCGGGTATGATCAATGCGATGACCCGACTGCTGCGCAAAGCGTAA
- a CDS encoding MBL fold metallo-hydrolase, which yields MVKRLVRLADHVYRLALPYGDGTVNSYLFEGKNGYTVMDTGVQDEATRREWKQLRDNGLVVEKVIITHTHPDHIGLALWFQQEWNVPVLCSRNSYELMSTYHRLLEQKQPDDHTPYAFNQIYDGPEIEERQFYRYMGSVWLEPDQIYNNHDTVMLGDEPYEAIWTPGHAADHFCFWHAPSKLLLAGDLMFADTAPVIPFWSEEDVNPLEDYFQSLDLIETYPAELVLPGHDHVIHDLPQRIRDIRNAHHFRMQQILGSLTEGRRTAGQLCREIYGTGRPASQELLEFYTALARLVYLRNEGFVESVTDGDIVYFQRK from the coding sequence ATGGTTAAACGACTTGTTAGACTGGCAGACCACGTATACCGGCTGGCGCTTCCTTATGGAGACGGCACGGTGAATAGTTATCTCTTTGAAGGCAAGAACGGATATACGGTTATGGATACTGGGGTACAGGATGAAGCGACACGCCGGGAATGGAAGCAGCTGCGCGATAACGGACTGGTAGTCGAAAAGGTGATCATTACTCACACCCACCCCGATCATATCGGACTGGCACTTTGGTTTCAGCAGGAGTGGAACGTTCCTGTCCTATGTTCACGTAACAGCTATGAATTGATGAGCACCTATCACCGTCTGCTAGAGCAAAAGCAGCCGGATGATCATACACCCTATGCATTTAATCAAATATACGATGGACCAGAGATCGAGGAACGACAATTTTACCGTTATATGGGCAGTGTATGGCTAGAGCCGGATCAGATCTACAACAACCACGATACTGTCATGCTGGGCGATGAGCCTTATGAAGCGATTTGGACACCGGGACATGCGGCAGATCATTTCTGCTTTTGGCATGCGCCGTCCAAGCTGTTGCTTGCGGGTGATCTCATGTTCGCTGATACCGCGCCTGTGATTCCATTTTGGAGCGAGGAGGATGTGAATCCGCTTGAGGATTATTTCCAATCACTGGATCTAATCGAAACGTATCCGGCAGAATTGGTGTTGCCTGGACATGATCATGTCATTCACGATCTGCCGCAGCGGATTCGCGATATTCGCAATGCGCATCATTTTCGGATGCAGCAGATTTTGGGCAGTCTGACAGAGGGAAGGCGAACGGCTGGGCAGTTATGTCGTGAGATTTATGGAACAGGCAGACCGGCATCACAGGAGCTGTTGGAATTTTATACAGCGCTGGCGAGACTGGTGTATTTGCGCAATGAAGGCTTTGTAGAGTCAGTAACGGATGGGGATATTGTCTATTTTCAGCGAAAATAA
- a CDS encoding S-layer homology domain-containing protein, translated as MKKVITAALSAALLLGGTGSALAFDDVNQQQKQAITSLQQQGVIAGMSKDSFKPEQDLSYAQAITLLVKGYDLNIDNMRFIKMPVATDMYTHVSDQAWYADTLVLAYYNNVKLDKNVNVADSITREQFATLLMDTLEHQAGLPMINLVPADIKDESDITAGNQGAIQRALHYKIITLHEDGTFQPKEKLTRGEAAQWLYNSLQVLHEKAGNKQAPMEDAGQ; from the coding sequence ATGAAAAAAGTAATCACGGCAGCATTATCAGCAGCCTTACTACTAGGTGGCACTGGAAGTGCGTTGGCATTTGACGATGTGAATCAACAGCAAAAGCAAGCGATTACTAGCCTACAGCAGCAGGGAGTGATCGCCGGTATGAGCAAAGACAGCTTCAAACCGGAACAAGATCTCAGCTATGCACAGGCGATTACCCTGCTGGTCAAAGGATATGATCTGAATATTGATAATATGCGCTTTATCAAAATGCCAGTAGCGACTGATATGTACACCCATGTATCCGACCAAGCATGGTACGCGGACACGCTCGTATTGGCGTATTACAATAACGTCAAGCTGGATAAAAATGTGAATGTGGCAGATTCCATCACTCGCGAGCAATTCGCTACGCTGCTTATGGACACACTGGAACATCAAGCAGGTCTGCCGATGATCAATCTTGTTCCAGCGGACATCAAGGATGAATCCGATATTACCGCTGGCAATCAGGGAGCGATACAGCGTGCCTTGCATTACAAGATCATCACATTGCATGAGGACGGCACCTTCCAGCCAAAAGAAAAGCTCACTCGCGGCGAAGCTGCCCAGTGGCTTTACAACAGTTTGCAAGTTCTGCATGAAAAGGCAGGCAACAAACAGGCACCAATGGAAGATGCCGGTCAATGA
- a CDS encoding YebC/PmpR family DNA-binding transcriptional regulator: MGRKWNNIKEKKANKDANTSRIYAKFGVEIYVAAKKGEPDPVSNSALKVVLERAKTYNVPKAIIDRALDKAKGSGDEQYSELRYEGFGPNGSMIIVDALTNNVNRTAPEVRSAFNKNGGNMGVAGSVAYMFESTAVIGVTGKNEEEVLEILMEADVDARDIVQEDESVIVYAEPDQFHAVQEAFKNAGIEEFSVAELTMLPQTFVTLPDEAAEAQFEKLIDALEDLEDVQQVYHNVEYAE; the protein is encoded by the coding sequence ATGGGCCGTAAGTGGAATAATATCAAGGAAAAAAAGGCAAATAAAGACGCAAACACAAGTCGGATTTATGCCAAATTTGGCGTGGAAATCTATGTTGCTGCCAAAAAAGGCGAGCCTGATCCCGTATCCAACAGTGCTCTGAAAGTCGTATTGGAGCGTGCGAAAACATATAATGTACCGAAAGCGATCATTGATCGCGCGCTGGATAAAGCTAAAGGTAGCGGAGACGAGCAATACTCCGAGCTGCGTTACGAAGGATTCGGTCCGAATGGTTCGATGATCATCGTTGATGCGCTGACCAACAACGTAAACCGTACCGCACCAGAAGTACGTTCCGCATTTAACAAAAACGGCGGAAACATGGGTGTAGCGGGTTCCGTAGCGTACATGTTCGAATCGACTGCCGTGATCGGTGTAACAGGCAAGAACGAAGAAGAAGTACTGGAAATTCTGATGGAAGCAGACGTGGATGCACGCGACATCGTGCAGGAAGACGAGTCCGTGATCGTTTATGCAGAGCCGGATCAATTCCATGCGGTGCAAGAAGCATTCAAAAACGCAGGCATCGAGGAATTTAGCGTAGCCGAGCTGACCATGCTGCCACAAACCTTTGTGACACTGCCAGACGAAGCAGCGGAAGCGCAATTTGAGAAGCTGATCGACGCACTTGAAGATCTGGAAGATGTACAACAGGTATACCATAACGTTGAGTATGCTGAGTAA
- a CDS encoding ABC-F family ATP-binding cassette domain-containing protein — MSILNVEKLSHGFGDRAIFKDVSFRLLKGEHIGLIGANGEGKSTFMNIITGKLQPDEGKVEWSKRMRVGYLDQHAVLEKGMTIRDVLKSAFQYLFDMEQEMNDMYGKMGEVTPEELEELLEQVGTIQDLLTAQDFYLIDAKIDETARGLGLTDIGLDKDVNDLSGGQRTKVLLTKLLLEKPDILLLDEPTNYLDEVHITWLTRYLQEYENAFILISHDIPFLNSVINIIYHMENQELNRYVGDYDYFMEVYEMKKQQLESAFKRQQQEISQLKDFVARNKASVATRNMAMSRQKKLDKMEVIELAQERPKPQFNFKVGRTAGKVIFDTKDLVIGYNEPLSRPLDLRMERGQKIALVGANGIGKTTLLRSILGEIPAISGTVERGEHQQIGYFEQEMKSDNYNSCIEEIWSEFPGFSQFEVRAALAKCGLTTKHIESKIAVLSGGEKAKVRLCKLINRETNILVLDEPTNHLDVDAKDELKRALQAYKGSILMISHEPEFYRDIVTETWNCESWTTKVF, encoded by the coding sequence ATGAGCATATTAAACGTAGAAAAGTTAAGCCACGGCTTTGGTGACCGGGCTATTTTTAAAGATGTATCGTTCCGTCTGTTGAAAGGCGAACATATCGGTCTGATCGGCGCAAACGGTGAAGGTAAATCTACCTTCATGAATATTATCACAGGCAAGCTGCAACCTGACGAAGGCAAAGTTGAGTGGTCGAAGCGCATGCGTGTCGGCTATCTGGATCAACATGCTGTGCTGGAAAAAGGCATGACTATCCGTGACGTACTCAAAAGTGCATTCCAATACCTGTTCGATATGGAGCAGGAAATGAACGACATGTACGGCAAAATGGGGGAAGTTACACCGGAGGAACTGGAAGAGCTGCTAGAGCAAGTTGGTACCATTCAGGACCTATTGACGGCGCAGGACTTCTACCTGATTGATGCCAAGATTGACGAAACCGCACGCGGTCTCGGTCTGACAGACATCGGTCTGGATAAGGACGTTAACGATCTGTCTGGTGGACAACGTACTAAAGTTCTGCTGACCAAGCTGCTGTTGGAGAAACCCGACATTCTGCTGCTGGATGAGCCGACCAACTATTTGGACGAAGTGCATATCACGTGGCTGACACGGTATTTGCAGGAGTATGAGAATGCGTTTATCCTGATTTCTCACGATATTCCATTCCTGAATAGCGTTATCAACATTATTTACCATATGGAAAATCAAGAGCTGAACCGTTATGTCGGCGACTATGATTATTTCATGGAAGTATATGAAATGAAAAAGCAACAGCTGGAATCAGCATTCAAACGTCAACAGCAGGAAATCTCCCAGCTGAAAGACTTTGTTGCTCGTAACAAAGCAAGCGTCGCAACCCGTAATATGGCGATGTCTCGTCAGAAAAAGCTCGACAAAATGGAAGTGATCGAGCTGGCACAGGAGCGTCCGAAGCCGCAATTCAACTTCAAAGTTGGACGTACAGCGGGTAAAGTGATTTTTGACACCAAAGATCTGGTTATCGGCTACAATGAGCCATTGTCCCGTCCGCTTGATCTGCGTATGGAGCGTGGGCAGAAGATCGCCCTCGTCGGTGCGAATGGTATCGGTAAAACGACGTTGCTACGCAGTATTCTCGGCGAAATCCCTGCTATTTCCGGTACAGTGGAGCGCGGTGAGCATCAGCAGATCGGTTACTTTGAGCAGGAGATGAAGTCCGACAACTACAATTCCTGTATTGAAGAAATTTGGAGCGAGTTCCCGGGCTTCTCCCAATTTGAAGTTCGTGCAGCTCTTGCCAAATGTGGTCTGACGACCAAGCATATCGAGAGCAAAATCGCTGTCCTCAGCGGTGGCGAAAAAGCCAAAGTGCGTCTGTGCAAGTTGATCAACCGTGAAACGAATATCCTCGTACTCGATGAGCCGACCAACCACTTGGACGTTGATGCCAAGGACGAGCTGAAGCGCGCGTTGCAAGCGTACAAAGGAAGCATCCTCATGATCTCTCACGAACCGGAATTTTACCGTGACATCGTGACCGAGACATGGAACTGCGAATCGTGGACCACGAAAGTATTTTAA
- a CDS encoding sugar ABC transporter permease, giving the protein MNFFTEARSLLKVNIRDYGMYIALFVIMLTFSILTDGLFMSSRNISNLLDATGYIAVLAVGMTLVIVIRHIDLSVGFAAGFMGAIAAIMLSQLGMPVYLTIPIIMVLGIVIGMFNGVLVASVGIPSFVSSLAAMLIFRGALLQVTENTGTIIVKDKTFNAIGNDYLPALSQVGGLNLLSLIIGGLIILFFIYSEFSKRNQKLKYKFEVVSKPIFAVKLIFVSLIIAYVTWILAGYHGFSWTVVITLAVVIVYHFLTTRTVLGRHIYAVGSNPEAAHLSGINVKKITYIVFGSMGMLSALSGILYTSRLQSATTTAGTLFELDAIAAAYVGGVSAAGGVGKITGSIIGAVVMASLSSGMNLLGVGISYQYMIRGAVLALAVIFDVMTRRKRG; this is encoded by the coding sequence GTGAACTTCTTTACTGAAGCAAGATCCCTGCTCAAAGTGAATATCCGCGATTATGGTATGTATATCGCCCTGTTCGTTATCATGCTCACCTTTTCCATTCTGACTGACGGTCTGTTCATGTCATCGCGTAACATCAGTAACCTGCTTGATGCGACTGGCTATATTGCCGTACTCGCTGTTGGTATGACACTCGTTATCGTTATTCGTCATATTGACTTGTCCGTCGGCTTTGCTGCTGGTTTTATGGGCGCCATCGCTGCGATTATGCTATCGCAGCTAGGGATGCCGGTGTACCTGACCATTCCGATCATTATGGTGCTCGGTATCGTCATCGGGATGTTCAATGGTGTACTGGTTGCTTCTGTCGGTATCCCATCATTCGTATCCTCGCTTGCTGCGATGCTAATCTTCCGTGGCGCCTTGCTGCAAGTAACGGAGAATACCGGTACCATCATCGTTAAAGACAAAACATTCAATGCAATCGGTAACGATTATCTACCAGCGCTGAGTCAAGTTGGTGGACTGAACCTGCTGTCCCTGATCATCGGCGGACTGATCATCTTGTTCTTTATCTATTCTGAGTTTAGCAAGCGCAACCAAAAGCTGAAATACAAATTCGAGGTCGTATCCAAACCGATCTTCGCTGTCAAATTGATCTTCGTCTCTCTGATCATCGCTTATGTGACTTGGATTCTTGCCGGATACCACGGCTTTTCTTGGACGGTTGTTATCACGCTCGCAGTCGTAATCGTGTACCACTTCTTAACAACACGTACGGTACTCGGTCGCCATATCTATGCGGTCGGTAGTAACCCAGAAGCCGCTCACCTGAGCGGGATCAATGTTAAGAAGATTACGTACATCGTATTCGGCTCCATGGGTATGCTGTCCGCTCTGTCTGGTATTCTGTACACATCCCGTCTGCAATCTGCAACAACAACCGCAGGTACGCTGTTTGAATTGGATGCTATCGCAGCTGCGTATGTCGGCGGCGTATCCGCAGCAGGTGGCGTCGGTAAAATTACTGGCTCCATCATCGGTGCTGTTGTTATGGCATCGCTATCCAGCGGTATGAACCTGCTCGGCGTTGGTATCTCTTATCAATACATGATTCGCGGAGCTGTACTGGCACTTGCCGTTATCTTCGACGTCATGACTCGTAGAAAAAGAGGATAA